From the Clavibacter phaseoli genome, one window contains:
- a CDS encoding type IV toxin-antitoxin system AbiEi family antitoxin, whose amino-acid sequence MPPRLAPVLSVLDLPLAELCSARLDGEVYEVDACYSPVDELASPWLRAAALAAQVPSRLIAERSTAAWVHGAVRTPPRTHEYCVDSVARCHPPALRNVRIREVVLDERDTVVLAGLRVTTPLRTLCDIARTVADFTPSHEAACLGLLALPGVTEAAARDHLAASGALPDKRRGLTRLDALARRSGSSVPAEGGGAADPVSRR is encoded by the coding sequence ATGCCACCCCGCCTCGCGCCCGTCCTGTCCGTCCTCGACCTCCCGCTCGCCGAGCTCTGCTCCGCCCGCCTCGACGGCGAGGTGTACGAGGTCGACGCCTGCTACTCCCCCGTCGACGAGCTGGCCTCGCCCTGGCTCCGCGCCGCGGCGCTCGCCGCGCAGGTCCCCTCGCGGCTCATCGCCGAGCGGTCGACGGCCGCGTGGGTGCACGGCGCCGTCCGCACCCCGCCGCGCACGCACGAGTACTGCGTCGACAGCGTCGCGCGCTGCCACCCGCCGGCGCTCCGGAACGTGCGCATCCGCGAGGTCGTGCTCGACGAGCGCGACACCGTCGTGCTGGCCGGCCTCCGCGTCACGACCCCGCTGCGGACGCTGTGCGACATCGCGCGCACGGTCGCCGACTTCACGCCGTCCCACGAGGCCGCCTGCCTCGGCCTGCTGGCGCTGCCCGGGGTCACCGAGGCCGCCGCGCGCGACCACCTCGCCGCGTCGGGCGCGCTGCCCGACAAGCGCCGCGGCCTCACGCGCCTCGACGCCCTGGCCCGCCGCAGCGGGTCGTCGGTGCCCGCGGAGGGCGGGGGCGCAGCGGATCCGGTCAGCCGCCGTTGA
- a CDS encoding DUF349 domain-containing protein: MADNDQTPWGRVDETGTVFLREGDGERAVGQYPDGTPEEALAYFQRKFTDLAGQVTLLEQRAKRGAPATDVSKAVAHLIEAVDGANAVGDLAALRARLDVLAATVGELTEKQGEEQRQVVQGAIAERTAIVEETERLATQDFSKVQWKQLTAEVDALFGRWQQHQQTGPRLPKNDANELWKRFRTARSTIDTERKAFFAELDNAHKDARSKKQAIVEQARALEPQGVGGIPAYRRLLDEWKLAGRAGKRYDDALWAQFKAAGDVLYGAKAEVDAADDEEQQANLQAKLALLDEAEPILQITERTAARDKLTAVQLRWDAIGRVPRDSVKTVEDRLRKVETHVRTLDEEFWRKNNPETKARSEGLASQLGAAIDKLQRELDAAKADGDARRIKDAEEALAARRVWLDALGS, from the coding sequence GTGGCTGACAACGATCAGACCCCCTGGGGCCGCGTCGACGAGACGGGCACCGTCTTCCTGCGCGAGGGCGACGGCGAACGCGCCGTCGGCCAGTACCCCGACGGGACCCCCGAGGAGGCGCTGGCCTACTTCCAGCGCAAGTTCACCGACCTCGCGGGCCAGGTCACGCTCCTGGAGCAGCGCGCCAAGCGCGGCGCGCCGGCGACCGACGTGTCCAAGGCCGTCGCGCACCTCATCGAGGCCGTGGACGGGGCGAACGCCGTCGGCGACCTCGCCGCCCTGCGCGCCCGGCTCGACGTCCTCGCCGCCACCGTCGGCGAGCTCACGGAGAAGCAGGGCGAGGAGCAGCGGCAGGTGGTGCAGGGCGCCATCGCCGAGCGCACCGCCATCGTCGAGGAGACCGAGCGCCTCGCCACCCAGGACTTCTCGAAGGTCCAGTGGAAGCAGCTGACCGCCGAGGTCGACGCCCTGTTCGGCCGCTGGCAGCAGCACCAGCAGACGGGACCCCGTCTGCCCAAGAACGACGCCAACGAGCTCTGGAAGCGCTTCCGCACGGCGCGCTCCACCATCGACACCGAGCGCAAGGCGTTCTTCGCCGAGCTCGACAACGCCCACAAGGACGCCCGCTCCAAGAAGCAGGCCATCGTCGAGCAGGCGCGCGCGCTCGAGCCGCAGGGCGTCGGCGGGATCCCGGCGTACCGCCGTCTCCTCGACGAGTGGAAGCTCGCCGGGCGCGCGGGCAAGCGCTACGACGACGCGCTCTGGGCGCAGTTCAAGGCCGCGGGCGACGTGCTCTACGGCGCCAAGGCCGAGGTCGACGCCGCGGACGACGAGGAGCAGCAGGCCAACCTGCAGGCCAAGCTCGCCCTCCTCGACGAGGCGGAGCCGATCCTGCAGATCACGGAGCGCACCGCGGCGCGCGACAAGCTGACCGCCGTCCAACTGCGCTGGGACGCGATCGGTCGCGTCCCGCGGGACAGCGTCAAGACCGTCGAGGACCGCCTGCGCAAGGTCGAGACCCACGTCCGCACCCTGGACGAGGAGTTCTGGCGCAAGAACAACCCGGAGACGAAGGCCCGCTCCGAGGGGCTCGCCTCGCAGCTCGGCGCCGCGATCGACAAGCTGCAGCGCGAGCTCGACGCGGCCAAGGCGGACGGCGACGCGCGCCGCATCAAGGACGCCGAGGAGGCCCTCGCCGCCCGCCGCGTCTGGCTGGACGCGCTCGGCTCGTAG
- a CDS encoding dioxygenase, with protein sequence MAPKNDRAAREAQARLRRYAARQELHARAVRRRRRDDLAAIVAVVLVAALAVGAQLAYEAGPGAPAPTPAPSSSPSSPTPSATPTPTPTATDPAPTEPTPTP encoded by the coding sequence GTGGCCCCGAAGAACGACCGCGCAGCCCGCGAGGCGCAGGCCCGGCTCCGCCGCTACGCGGCACGTCAGGAGCTGCACGCCCGGGCCGTCCGACGCCGTCGCCGCGACGACCTGGCCGCGATCGTCGCCGTGGTCCTCGTCGCCGCCCTCGCGGTCGGGGCCCAGCTCGCCTACGAGGCGGGACCCGGCGCGCCGGCCCCGACGCCCGCGCCGTCGTCCTCCCCGTCGTCGCCCACACCGAGCGCGACCCCGACCCCGACCCCGACCGCGACCGACCCCGCGCCCACGGAGCCGACCCCGACCCCGTGA